The genome window ACCTCCTGGACCGCGATCTGAGGTATTTCGCCGAAGAGGCAGACTTTATGCAGGGATTTCAAGTGTTTATGGGGGTAGACGATGCttggggaggttttggatcCAGATACCTGGAGAGGATCAGGGATGAGTACGGCGCAAAGATAGCTATCTGGACTTGGGGGCTAGAATCACCACTCAAAACCATGCCACGGGTACGTTTCTATCTTCCTCATATTTCTTACCCATTTACTAACCTCGACAGGATAAACGTCTCCTCCGCCTAGCCAATGAATCCCGCTCCTTCGCCGAACTCTACACCcactcctccatcctcgtccccctctccctcccctcccgcttacccccctccctcaccaacttcgaccccacctccccctggCACACAACAGCTTTGTTCTCCTCAGCAGTAGAATCCGcactcctcccctcccgtcTCCGAGGCCAAAAGAAGGaaaccctcaacaccatcatcgaAACTCTGGATCTAACCGGCAAGCAAAAGGTTGCCGGGCTACAATTCTCAATtaactcctcccccatcaatGACTTTTCCGAGGGGATCCAACTCGACATTAGactttcctcctcaacagcagACCAAATAGACGTCTACTCCATTcgaaaccaaaaccaaagaaCACCAAGAGTCTTCAGCCAGCTGCTCACCTCCCGCGGGTTCTCCCCCTCGGAAACATCCGGcaaagaaggcgaggaacTCGATGAAAAAGGCCGACGTATCCGCAAGAGCTCTTACGAACCGATAACCAAGACTTATGCCACTGAGCTGGCGTTCCCGATTTTGGATTCGTTTCCCGAGATTTTCACTGTTGAaaaggatgaagaggaggagaaggagggagcggaggtcaaggtcaagatcaCAACCAGCTTGTCGACCGACTCGAGCGTCTGTACTAGGTTGAGAAAGCTGAAGGACACGGTGATCAAGAGCATAGGGCTGGAGGACAGAGAGATGCTGGGGAATGATTTGGCGGAAATGGCGGAGGAGTACCATGAGGGCTGGAGTGGTGGGAGTGATAgcggggaggatgattgATCTCTCGATGTAAACAAAcaccaaagaagaaaaacacTTTGAAAagtcgtggtggttgattCTTTTCGTGTCAGGATAGCTTctgagaaaaaaaaggttgtAAGaaagaacaacaaccaaaaagtagagaaaaaaaagcaaaaagctCACCGGCCAACCTTTAAAGGTGGCCGGCTACGAAAACCCTCCGGGAAGGTTTTACTTCGGAATCGAACTCGGGAGTTAAAGGTCCCCcggctgggggggggggtaaaCAGGAGCTTTTACACCTTGACCATTTGACCTGACCACAAAGTGGCGCCCTGGTCAAGATGTTcgagctgctgttggaaggAGTAAAAGGGACCTAGTATATATACCGTGGTTGGGTCTTTCCTTCTCAACATTTGGCCCCTTCCTTGTGGACGTTGGCTCCTTCCTTCTGACGCTGGCTCCCTCCTTCTGACGGTGGCTCCTTCCTTCTCAACATGAGCTCCCAGAGTCGTCGAGTTAATGAATAACCCGAGCTACCAACGGTCTGCTGACTCTTTGTAAACACTGAGGGAACAGAGCAGGGCGAGCTCCCTcgaaagggggggtgggtaCTTCGTGAATGGTGTATCTTCATGCTTCTATCAGGGCAGAAAAGATCAATGGTGTTATCGACAAGAGTATTGCGAGGATAAACCACACAGAGTGAAACAATCAAAAGTATGTATGTAGCAAACCGGTAACCGTGTTATGCTATTCTCAATGCTACACAGAAAAGAGCCATGATTACCTccacccaaaccaaaaagaaaacaaaaacgcTACGCCTGGCTATATCTATCTGTAATACtcctacaacaacaacaacaacacaccaatGCAAACCGCTCATCAACCCAGACGCCTCTCATGTCCCATATTTCATATCCCATATCAGCCATTACCAACCTGACTTCTCAAATCATCAACCCATCAAGCCGTAGTATAACCCACCagcccatccacctccacaaaCCACTCCTCAGGGTGCCCATCCCTCCCGGtcatctccgcctccttcacatcaaccaccatcttctccctcagcTCCCTAGTAATctcatccacatccacatccaaATACCTTCTCAAAAACCCTCCGACCTCAATATTCTCCACATTTCCCCTGATATCCTCCGTCCCCGGCCCCCCGCTGCTATAAATATTCACATCCACGGCCGAGTGCCCATGGGTAGACCATCCAATCCTCGCCCGGATGCTCACCATTTTCGAAAAGATATTCATCGCCAGTAAAGGATTCGACGCCAGAGCATTGATCTCAATCTCCAACGCATCCTTGATCCCCAATCTCTTCTCCACCAAATCCTCCCTGATCCAGTCctgaagctgctgctgctcctcgaCCGGGTTCGCGATCATGTGTTGCTGCAACAGTAGCGTGAGATACTCGGCCGAGGCATTCGCCTGCAGCAGAACCTCGGGATGCCAGTTGTATACAGGCAGCTCATTCGGCGCCTGCCAGGCAGTCGACAACCCACCCGTCTCGTGATCGCTCGTCGCAACCAAAACTCCCTCCGTATCCGACTCCTCGATAAACTCCAACACGGCGTTAAAAGTCTTGTCAtactccaacacctccctcacctgcGCCGCCGGATCATTGATATGTCCCGCGTGATCAATCCTGCTCCCCTCAATCATCAAGAAAAAGCCCTTTTCACTATCCTTAgtcgcctcctccaacgccttcaAAGCCGTGACCGCCATCTCGCTTAAGCTCGGGTAGACATCATTCATATGCCTGCGGTCAATCTCAAACGGCACATCCCTCTCGgcaaacaaccccaacaacggCAAGCTCACATTCTTCCCCAACTTGAGCGAGTCAAACCCAGCCCTGTCATCCACATACCCCCACCCATGCTTCTTCTGCCCAATCtccacaacatcaacatcatcctgTCTGCAACTCCCCGCGGTAGAGTTCTTCAAGAAATGACATctaccaccccccaaaatcaaATCGACTGACCgtcccaacaccccctccccaatctcctGCATCGCAATCTCATCCATCTGCCATCGATACCCAACATGACTAGCAAAACACGCCGGCGTCGCATCCGTCACATCCGTCGTGACAACCAAACCAGTCTTGTACCCCGCCCGTTTGGCAGCCTCGAGGACCGTACCGCAGGGCTTAAACCCGGGTTCCATCCCGATAGCGCCGTTGTAACTCTTCCTCGCACAGCTAAACGCCGTAGCCCCAGCCGCAGAGTCCGTCACCCATGAATTTGACGATCTTGTTCTCGACGTGCCCCAAAAGTGCTGATCCAAGACGAGGGTGTCATCCATGGGGAGCTTATTGACGTGCTGTCTGAATGTTCGAGTGAGAGACAGGGAGGCAGGACCCATGCCGTCAGATACCATAAAGATGAGGTTGCGCTTGCGGTCTTTCTTcggggtgagggaggagatggctggGTAGGGGGTTCCCGTGCCTGGATCGccggggatgatggggatggggtcggtgggggtgggtggggtggtggtgctgttgcggTGTTGGAGGACTACTGCCAGGACGATTACTCCGGCTGTTGCGAGGAGGGCccaggagaagaggaggagctcacGGACGGTGCGGGTGCGGGCGGTGGGCGTTGGTGAGAGTGGGGTGCCGTGGATGGCGGCATCTTCTTGTTCGGCGCGGCGGAGGGAGTCGCTTGAGTTGCGCGAGGGTACTCCATCTGCCAGTAGCGGCGTGCGCTCCCCGGACGCCGGTTTGGACGTCGGGGACTGGGAGAGGTGTTGGTCAGATGATGTtatgttgatgaggatggcatGGGATGTTTGGGGTAGTGAACTCACCATCGTCGCTCTCCTATTCGGGTGTTTGGTAAACTGTCAAACGCAAATATTGACTCAAGTCTGTCTATCGTCTGAAAGTTGTCAATACTGTGTTTCTGTCAAATCCAAAATTGAGTTTGACGGCGCGGGTAGATAACTACTGGGGAGTTGGAAAACCGTTGACCGTGACTCGAGGAcgtttgggggaggttgggggaacCTGGGGAGCCTGGAACATCGGCTAGCCTGCAGTGCCTAGACCTGCAGGGGCTGAGCGTGACAGGTATTACTCCCAACTACCAAGTCTCAACGTCAAGCCCGATTGCAGACAAATAGCATTTTCTCCTAAAGACCGGAACGCTAGCTATATCTAGCATTTAGCTCCATTTTTATTAGTTAAACTATGGCTTAAGTTTTCCAATATTAAAAGATCTACgaaatataagtaaataagtttttactatatatatcATCTTTTTATATACTCTAATAgtaatttttaaaaaaaaattaacATCGTTAAAATCATTAGGCTTATTTAAAactattaaagctattaaaaGCCGTTAGAGTCATTTAACACTATTAAAGCCATTTAAAGCTGTTGAAATCTTTTAAAACCTCTAAAGCTGTTAAACTTTCCAATTATAACAGTAAAGTTAGCGACAGTTTTGGCTTATATAAGTAATGATAGTAGTAGTTAAATATGTAAAAAttagtatttaaatttatCATAGGTAAGCTTGTATACAAAAACCTTTATTTTTGAAGTGTTTTTTgtcttttataatattaagaAACTCTTGTGGATCAAAATGCTAGATATAACTAGCGTTCCGGTCTTCAGGAAAATTCGCTACTTATCCCTAGCTGGGCTCCTCGACGTCATTCCCTCACCCCCACATGAAAGCCTCGCCAATTAACAAACACAACCCATGTAATGACAGCATCCCCCTTGTGACCACCCAACACAtcaaacatcaacaccgcTCTTTCAAACTCAAGTTCACCCACCTCAAACACAGCAAATCATGTCCCCAAGCAAAGCCTCCCTCCTTTCCGCCACAACCTCCTTCTGCCACTCCCTCTCCGCTCAgtcacccccctccaccatcctctcccacttctcctcctccgacatTCTAATCTACGAACATGGCCTCCCCCAGTTAGCTCCCTTTCTTGGCCGAGAATTCAAAGGTCCCTCCGGCCTCAAAGAGTATTTCCATCTTCTCTCCAAGCATCTCGCCTACAAAGACATGCACTTCAGCAATTACTTTGCCGACCCCGAAGCCCTCAAGGTATCAGTCCGAGGCGAAGCAACATTCACCTGGCTCTCGACCAACCAGTCCTGGGGCGAGGTCTTTACATATGTCTTGGAGTTTGACAATGACAATAAACTGACCAAGTATGAAATCTGGGCTGATTCAGGGGCTGCCTACCTGGCCAGTCAGGGGCTGTTATAGACAGATAGAATTACAATCAATTGAAACCCCCAATTTCGAATCCTACAAGGAACCATTTCGctacaacccccccaaaaaaaaaaaaaaaaaaaaaaaaaaagcaagagACGCTGGGTAtacacaccatcaccatctcacTCCTAACCATCTCACCCCTAACCACTTAACCAAAGTCCACCACGTCCGCGTCCTCCACTCCTTCACCCAACCGAGATATTTATCCTAATCAACATACCTCTTTGGACTCTTTGGATACATGAGATGCAACCGATCCCGAAAATGCGCATGCTTGATCCCGTTGGGCCTCGCCTGGGCAAAGTGCTCGATCGCATCCTCAACCTtccaccccaacctctccaccaaaTAACACACAATCAAAAACCCCGTCCGGTTAAACCCATAATGACAATGCACCCCAATCTCAAACTTGGTTTGCTTCGCTCTGATCTCGTCCACCTTCTCGATAAACCGATCAATATCCGCCCTCGACGGCGGAATCTTCGACACCGTTGCCACCTTGTGATAGCTGACCTGCCAAACCCTCAAATTGTTCGGTTCGTACACAGGCGTGTCGTGCGAGATGTCGATCACGTCCCTAATGGTTTTCCCCCCGTACTTTGCCCCAAACTTCTGAGGAGAGTGCTCACCATCCGTCTCCCTCAACGTCTTCATCGCCCTAAACACTCCCGCAATCGGGTCCGACACGGGCACCACACCCCGCCACTTCTCATAATTCTTCACATCCCACTTCCCACCCTCGTTCAAATACTGCAGCTGCCAACTCAGGTCCAACCTCTTAGTGATTTGGTCGGTCAAAAACTCCGATATCAACCCAGCCACCATCTTCTCGGAAAAAAGCAGCCCATGACCCCCAACCTTAATATCAAAATTCTTAATATACTTCGGTGGGTGCGACGGCAGAGGCGGAATCCAACTGTCCAAACTCGGCGTCTCCGAAGCACAAGACTCCTCAGGGGTTGAGCTCGACAAGCTAGCCACCTCAGAGTCCCTAACCATAGAAGtcggaggagcaggagcagcaccgCCACCCCCCAAGCTAGTATCCGAACCCGGTGATCCCTGAGACCGCGCGCCCGCGCTCCCCAAGCTCAGAGTCGAAATAGGTGAATTCCTCCAATCCAAAATCCGGCCCGCCCTCCACGGCGGCGTCGTGTGCGAGTGCTTAACTAAATCATAAACCTTCTCCGCCACCCACATCGGCGTAATCTCATCCAACCACCCACTGATTATCAAGACCGGAACTTGAAGGCCCGTCCAGACACTATTCTCCGGGAACCCCCCCTTCGGATTCCCCTTTTCATCAAACTCTGGCAACATCCCCCAAGCCATACGTCTAAACACGGGCGTTCTGCTCTGGTAGTTAAACATGAGCTGCAGCTTCCTCGCCTTGGCATCCGCCATGGGGCCAACAATCCGACTGACACTCGCACTGTtgatcccccccctcctatCCCAAGCCCTCCAGAGGTCGAAAATGAAGCCCGGGATCCAAAGCAGTCGCCGATACTTTTTCACCTGCTCCTCCGTCGGCATCAGAGCCGGGCACATAGCCACAAGTCCAAGAACACTGTCACAAAGATCCGACTGTATCTCGTGCCGAGGGTTGATAAGCAGTGTCGCCAGTCCACATCCCATACTGTGCGctatcaacaccacccgctGCTTCTCTTCACGATAGTCATTGATGATCATCTCCAAGAGTTCCACAAGCGCATCGGTGGTGTAAGCGACCcagctggtgttggtgtacTCTGAACGTCCGCATCCTGGCAGATCCACGGCAAGACAAGACGCAAGGTGGGTGAGGCTGGTCAGGATCCGGTGGAACTGGGCTACTGACCCCCCGAGGCCGtggatgaagacgaggagggggagtggtgggtcTTTGGGGAGGTTGTCTGTTTGTGGGTGTTTTCGGTAAAAGATACGGAGTTTGTTGTAGAAGGCTTTGGAGGTAGTGTAGGACTTGAATTCAGAGTATTTttcgaggaggggaggatctGTTGATTTGGCGTCGAGCTTCTCTTCTGTGAAAACCATGGCCACCATCCAGAGCGCCAGGCCGCTTGTGGCTGTGAAGGCAAAGGCTTTGAAGAATTTGGATTTGAGGGATAGTCCTTTGACGGATGTTAGTGCGGATTCCGTGATGATTTTGGGTGGGGGTTCGGTGGTTAGTGAGTGTTCATGCCAACATTTGGCAGATTCAGTGATGATTTTGGGTAATAGCATGGTGAAtttgggtgggggttggggggtcAGTGAGTGACCGTGCCGACATGCGGCGGCTTTCGTGATGACTTGGGGTAGTAGCATGGTGaagttggggtggtggtgggtgtaTCATAAAGAGAAGATAGGTGTGTTTGAGGAAATACTGTCATTGGACATACAAGATCAGAAAATGAAGAAAAGCCCGGCCTTCCAGAAGAGTGAGAGAATCGGAAATCTCAGGGCTGATGGTAGTTTCCAATTGAAGTGATTGTATCAGGCGGCGAGAGTAGTTGGGTTGAGTGTCGTAAGAGTCATCCGAACTGGATGAAACAAGGAGATGGCGATTTGGCTTGGTTTTTCGCTGGGGTTCTTATAAGAGAGCAGGAAAGAATGAAGAAAGGGCAGGAGAAAAGACCAAAGACTATATTCTTTGGAAGGCGGCGCAGGAAAGAGCAGTGGTGTTTAATGACAAACGATCAGGTCGAGATGGAAATTGGAAAGAGCTGGCGCCGACTGCCCAGTCAGTCAGAGCTTCACCTTCACCGAAGACCTGCCGCCATGGAATTAGCCGAGCCACGCAGACGGGATACACTGAGATATGTTTCCGGGCAAACAGGTGTTTGTGTACCATGGTACTAAGCACAACCTGTCAATTGTATATTCTTTGAGACTACCATCGCATTCACTGTCTTGCTATGTGTGTCTATGTGTCTTGGATATCTCATGAGGGTTATCCGATATTTTTGATCATTAAACCCGCTTAGCTGCATATCTGCGCATAACGGTGGGCCGAACTGCAGACCCACCCGGTCCCGCAGCGTCATCACAAGGAAGGATCAGGGAACAGCTTCCGAGTCACAGCGACGCCGGACCGGACCCGCCCTGGATGCCCTACCCCTTTCCGGCCACCCGAAATAGCGCGACTAGCTCCGGCAACCTCCAACCTAACCAGAACATCACCAACTCAGACACTACCTAACCTCATAACCGCCACTGTCATGGCCACCCACCGCCTGACCTTCCTCTACCCCCACCTATTCAAATCAACAGCCCGCTGGGGTGAGCCCGCAATCGCTGTCCGAGGAGCTCGTCGCAAGTCGCAACACCCACCTGCCTTCCTctgccaacaccaacaccatggcTTCACATCGCCCTCGGCCGGGAGACAAGCCGCCTTTGCCAAACGAGCCGGCAAGGGCGTAGAGCCACTGCCACACCACGAGACCTCTGACCTGCCCCCTAAACCCGCGCAAGACAGCAAGCAAGATGGAGCTGGGAAGCGTAGTCAAGATTCGAAGCCAGGGGACGAAGGGAAACagcaagaaacaaaacaagacgCCCCCGAAAGTCAGCAAGAGACTCACCACAAAACAatcaaacccaccacccccgccgaaACCCAAACCAGCGGTCCAATCCAcgaccctcctcctccgccaccaccaccccaacccgcCCACGACCCCTCCACAATCgaactccctcccccatccgACATCGACCCGATCACCCAAACGAAAAAGGGGTCACCAATGGATGAAATTCTCCACATGggccctcccccctcttcctccccggacgcgccatcatcacctataaccccctcctccccctcaga of Podospora pseudopauciseta strain CBS 411.78 chromosome 7 map unlocalized CBS411.78m_7, whole genome shotgun sequence contains these proteins:
- the DML1 gene encoding mtDNA inheritance, partitioning of the mitochondrial organelle (COG:Z; BUSCO:EOG09261N20; EggNog:ENOG503NW2U) — translated: MHEIITLQLGQQSNYLATHFWNTQESYFTYSENDEPLIDHDVHFRPGLSPDGKTETFMPRTVIYDLKGAFGSMKKINALYEIEGEEPDPTQLDLNPTASGVCRPGKTVLQKADPIQPSPYTEALNSGLPPPRPTPDTVRYFSDFSRLYYHPRSVVQLNEFEVASTIQPFEQFSTGEELFRELDKEHDLLDRDLRYFAEEADFMQGFQVFMGVDDAWGGFGSRYLERIRDEYGAKIAIWTWGLESPLKTMPRDKRLLRLANESRSFAELYTHSSILVPLSLPSRLPPSLTNFDPTSPWHTTALFSSAVESALLPSRLRGQKKETLNTIIETLDLTGKQKVAGLQFSINSSPINDFSEGIQLDIRLSSSTADQIDVYSIRNQNQRTPRVFSQLLTSRGFSPSETSGKEGEELDEKGRRIRKSSYEPITKTYATELAFPILDSFPEIFTVEKDEEEEKEGAEVKVKITTSLSTDSSVCTRLRKLKDTVIKSIGLEDREMLGNDLAEMAEEYHEGWSGGSDSGEDD
- the PHO8 gene encoding vacuolar alkaline phosphatase (EggNog:ENOG503NUPA; COG:P): MQSPTSKPASGERTPLLADGVPSRNSSDSLRRAEQEDAAIHGTPLSPTPTARTRTVRELLLFSWALLATAGVIVLAVVLQHRNSTTTPPTPTDPIPIIPGDPGTGTPYPAISSLTPKKDRKRNLIFMVSDGMGPASLSLTRTFRQHVNKLPMDDTLVLDQHFWGTSRTRSSNSWVTDSAAGATAFSCARKSYNGAIGMEPGFKPCGTVLEAAKRAGYKTGLVVTTDVTDATPACFASHVGYRWQMDEIAMQEIGEGVLGRSVDLILGGGRCHFLKNSTAGSCRQDDVDVVEIGQKKHGWGYVDDRAGFDSLKLGKNVSLPLLGLFAERDVPFEIDRRHMNDVYPSLSEMAVTALKALEEATKDSEKGFFLMIEGSRIDHAGHINDPAAQVREVLEYDKTFNAVLEFIEESDTEGVLVATSDHETGGLSTAWQAPNELPVYNWHPEVLLQANASAEYLTLLLQQHMIANPVEEQQQLQDWIREDLVEKRLGIKDALEIEINALASNPLLAMNIFSKMVSIRARIGWSTHGHSAVDVNIYSSGGPGTEDIRGNVENIEVGGFLRRYLDVDVDEITRELREKMVVDVKEAEMTGRDGHPEEWFVEVDGLVGYTTA
- a CDS encoding uncharacterized protein (EggNog:ENOG503P5FV) is translated as MSPSKASLLSATTSFCHSLSAQSPPSTILSHFSSSDILIYEHGLPQLAPFLGREFKGPSGLKEYFHLLSKHLAYKDMHFSNYFADPEALKVSVRGEATFTWLSTNQSWGEVFTYVLEFDNDNKLTKYEIWADSGAAYLASQGLL
- a CDS encoding uncharacterized protein (COG:A; EggNog:ENOG503NWXG), which encodes MLLPKIITESAKCWHEHSLTTEPPPKIITESALTSVKGLSLKSKFFKAFAFTATSGLALWMVAMVFTEEKLDAKSTDPPLLEKYSEFKSYTTSKAFYNKLRIFYRKHPQTDNLPKDPPLPLLVFIHGLGGSVAQFHRILTSLTHLASCLAVDLPGCGRSEYTNTSWVAYTTDALVELLEMIINDYREEKQRVVLIAHSMGCGLATLLINPRHEIQSDLCDSVLGLVAMCPALMPTEEQVKKYRRLLWIPGFIFDLWRAWDRRGGINSASVSRIVGPMADAKARKLQLMFNYQSRTPVFRRMAWGMLPEFDEKGNPKGGFPENSVWTGLQVPVLIISGWLDEITPMWVAEKVYDLVKHSHTTPPWRAGRILDWRNSPISTLSLGSAGARSQGSPGSDTSLGGGGAAPAPPTSMVRDSEVASLSSSTPEESCASETPSLDSWIPPLPSHPPKYIKNFDIKVGGHGLLFSEKMVAGLISEFLTDQITKRLDLSWQLQYLNEGGKWDVKNYEKWRGVVPVSDPIAGVFRAMKTLRETDGEHSPQKFGAKYGGKTIRDVIDISHDTPVYEPNNLRVWQVSYHKVATVSKIPPSRADIDRFIEKVDEIRAKQTKFEIGVHCHYGFNRTGFLIVCYLVERLGWKVEDAIEHFAQARPNGIKHAHFRDRLHLMYPKSPKRYVD